A window of Triplophysa dalaica isolate WHDGS20190420 chromosome 12, ASM1584641v1, whole genome shotgun sequence genomic DNA:
ACAGAGGAATGTGCTAATGAAGTACTGAAGTGACTTTTGTCTTTTAGATTAGCGCTAATATGTGATTTGGATGGCTCTATGGTGTCATGATAAGATGCTGAGACAGAGACGGGGTTGAAGTTCTAATCTTAATGAGAGAATCAAACTGGTTCGGTAGTATTGAAGGTTATGTCTGTTCactttgctttaatgtatctttttttatacaattatcttaaaacatttaaatataccAAGTCCAAATTTATGCTTTCACATGTTGGTTTTGATGTAACACTATGACATGTCAcaagatttgttttaaagataaaGGGCCAGTGTGGAGCCGTTTTGTCCTGCCCAGATCCATATTTCTTTGCTGGTAACACAGTATTGGAATATTTCCAGACTGATTGCTGGGGGAAACAGGGTTGACTAAGATAATGACACCAGGCTTACGATCAGTGCTTTCTTTATCTTACAGTAAGAGTTACTGTATATTGGGTGACGCCCAACACTGATCACGGTCCATGAAGCTCTCCTCTATAAACTCTGACATCACTGATTTGCTGggaatatatgaagagtttgttttcaaaatgagataactccgttttgaaaataaatcaaaatcatgttttattatgttatcatgtttttattgtgtaagatatcagtttttttagttattatagCTTAAATtcaacaaaccaactgcagttggATGGATATTAAGTGGATTGCAcagaaaaagatttatttttattagagtTATCTCATTATGGATATAAACTCTGTATATAATGCTGCATGTGTCTCAGTaactctctttccctctctgtCAAGTAATTTTTTCTGCCCATACATTCTACAtctgaaaataagtattttgaGGCAAGCCTttggttgttttatttctggTGTTTATGTCTTCCATTCTTTCTGTAGATGCTTTTGTCATCATTATTTCCTATCAACCCCATGACCTTGTGCTTGTAGGTGACCTCAACCACAGGGATGTCCTCTGATCTGATTCATTGAGACACGGTCACAAACCAGAGGGGCAGTATCGTTCAGTTCACCATATGGCACACGCATCTGTCATCCGCACTGCCTTGCAGCAGGAGACCTGAAAATGTGTCCCTCTTTGGCCTCAGTAGCGTCTCTCACTGCTGGAAACTGCTCAAAGTTCCCGGCTTGTGCAGGGTCTCTGCATTTCACCCTAAGCATGCTAGTCAAATCAGTATTGAAccattgtcaaaaaaaaaaacactttgtagttttaaaGTGGTCATAAAtcagacagtttctgcatatctcatgttCATCTTGAGTACTTACAGAATAGTTACACACCCTTCAAATGTCtgtagagtctttagtttgatcacatttataaaagacagatacagttgtatgattatttccgaaaacatacaaCGCTTGAAGGGGGGATGGGGGGGCGGAACTAAAGCATGTTATATCCACCAATCaatgaacaacaaacaaacataactcaacttctctcactatcgcaagagtaactagctgcagctgcaggcccacagcgcagccaatcttgatggtaagcgggtcttccTATTGCTCGTCGACGCGTGGACGGAcaatttctttcgccttgccgtgggcgtgcttttccgggagattTGCCCAAttagggactaagaaaagttgttgtgAAACtgattttcatgttcgaaaaaatctttccgaaacctatacggACACGGGGGAAGtatatcgagcacagaaatatttcatcatacgtccaactcgtttttgacaagttgacgatgtcaagcatgagaagacagcacgtttcgcattgtaaagaagtcagaatgcatgaaacactgtggcaaatcccctttaaaataatatctaaaattatttcagtggtagaacaactctgTACCAGACGAATTCTACTGCCGCTACTACCTAAGCAGTATCTTAGCGGCTACAACCACACTCTGTAAGTTCGGTGTTCGAGTCGGTACACATAGCCCCACCCTTTCCCTCCCTGAAGAAGAGTGCAACATAATTTCCAAACGACATAGTTTTCTGCATGCGCTGGTTCCATCAGCTCagtaaacaaattcatgtgTATTCTCTTCCAATGGcgaagcttatacagcgacattatttacaacactgttaacagacaattgcgcttttcaaccacatgggggaacggTGAGGACAAGTTCTATAGTGTTTCTATATGCGTTATGCGTGGTTCATGGCTCcgcattataattttttaccaAAGTAGCTACTTCATATCTTTAttttagcaaatgcatttgtgtgGCTGATGAGAATTTGTCTGTTTCCTAATAGACCTTACTCAGAAATctatatctttgtttttttctgctatGGAAACGGACAATGTGTTTATAGCAGAAGAGGGTTTGTTCTGAATCGAAAATCTATTTGTGTGAGAGGAGAGACAtcttttttctctgtgtttctcattttgtCTTTATCCTGAGCTCATGACAATCGGGCTGATGGTTTTGGGGCTGGGTGATCGTCTCTGGAATGGTATGACAGAGACCCCACCCCCAACATCCTTAACACACTTTCCACAAAAAAAGTGTGCCACCCCCCAACCTGCTTTCTATTCATGATCAAGGTCCCATGAGaacccgcacacacacataccctcctcttcctccataCAGAAAAccccattttattttaaaccaatacATCTGAGGGACCATCTGCGTTATACGACTAATCCTTCACAAAATGCCGCCTTTATACTTGCGTATGAGAGAGGCTGAAGGGGTGTGGGTGGTATAGCAGGGTGGAATAGGCTCGATTGAAAGGTCTGTGTCTCCCTCATCTTTCTTATGTAGTGCAAGGATGCAGAAACGTGTTGGGTGGCAAGACGTGTGCATGTTCATGTTGTCTCTGACAGTTTAAGTACTCTCAATTATACAAAGTGCAGTCAAATTAGTTCTTCATGCTGGAGTAGTTATTTACTGTTTCAAACGTGAGTGAGCTAACTTGCTTTTTACAAAAGCAGCCACGTTCTATGCAGTATTGTAACAAAGATGGAACTGTTTACTGATTGTGATCTACATTGCTGGCAACGTTTTACTTATGATCGATTTCAGTAGTTATGTTTATTGCAGTCGACTTAGTCTTGGAGCAGAGAAACTAATTCAGGCAATATTAAGTGACATCGGCATAGGTCTAAGCAAATCACAGCATATCCTTCAATAAACAGcacttttatttgaaaagacATTCGTAGACATCTGCCTAatacattaatgtaaaaaaaactgaatttgattAAGGCAAAACAGAATTTGATCCGTTTATAACaggtaaaaatatttaaatgcgaGAGGGCTCATTTCATTTAAGACATTAACTTTGTAGATCATTAGTAAAGATATTAGTGTTCTTCTAATGTTATTCTTCATTTCAGTCGAATaagttcaatattttttgtttcagtgACCTCTATGGCAACTCTACAAGgtaacaatccaaacatttgtACCAGGAAGCACAGAGAACTTCATTATGAGGCTATATTCGACGTTCAAAGTGTGAACGTCTCAGTTCTCTTTCCGATGGCTCTCAGTGATTAATCTTCCCAAGTAAAATTAAGTCACAAAGTAAAAGTAAGGTGATCTTATACATTATTGCAAAAGTGCTCAAACACTTTAATATAAAGACCTGACAAAACCTAAATTCAGATACATATTATTCAAGTGTTCAGATTTCTTACGTGAAATATAAAATCGTTagttagtaaaataaaatagtgaAAACAGTTGTAATGGTAAACTTTCATTTGAAGTACATctattaaacagaaaacaaaccatACAGATTAATGCATCCAATCTttcatgataaaaataaaatcaggaGATATTAATTCTCATTTCACACACTATACTGTAACAATATGGGTAGAATAACATATTTGGTTATGACAACAACAAAGCAACCTATGTATTGCCTTaataaactgcaaaatatgcGACTATTGGAAATATGGCAAATTCATGATCAGTAATGCACAAGACAGGCACCTATACACTGTCAGTGTAGGTAGTGTGTTTTTCTGATATTTGTGGGTAGGCAGATTTAAATCAGTAGACATACTAATAGGTTAGAACAGTGCACAACATAAGTAAGATCAGTGGTATCCTAAAGTTCAGGAGCAAAATAAAGGCATTCAGAAGAAGGCACATGATTGCTCTTTTAAACCTTTTCAGTGATGTGACCAAGTCATCTGCTAAATCAAATGAACAATGTTGTTTCCTTCGATTTCACAATTTCGTTTACTTCACAACATAAATCTCACAGCTAGTATGTAATTACTCATTTGTAGAATTACACATGATGCAACGTTGACCTTTTCGATTGAAGCTTCAGTCGACACCCCGACTTTGTTTTCTCACTCTCTAAGGATGGGAATGTCGATCTCAATCCCTGACATTTGAGAGCGTGTAGAATAGCGGTGCCCTGCGTATCTCTGTGATGGGGCGTATCCCTGAGAAGGGGCGTAGCTTTGAGATGGGGCGTAGCTATATGCTTGTGAGCCTCCCACTTCCGATCCATATCCGTCAGGCGCTGACATGTGTGGCATATACACTTGAGGTGGCAGAGGCTGTGGGGCTGCATGTTGAGGGTAACCCTGTGCTGGGACAAAGGAGGGGGCATCCAGTGCAGAAGGAGGGAAGCTTTGTGGTACATAAGTCACAGGAGAAGGCAAACCGTTGGTCATAAGAGGCTGCGCTGAGATGCCGTGGGACATTACAGGCACCTCAGGAAGAGGCAGCCAGAAGGGAGATGGCAGTTTCTTACACATGCAATACCACATGAACATCAGAAGAGCAGCTAACATAAGTCCACCAGCACCGGCGATGGCCACATAGACTCCAAACTCCACTGCGAACAGGTTATCGTAGCGCTCGTTGAGGTCTTTCGTGTGGAACAAAAACCAGACGGAGGGGGGCATTGCGATGGCCCcgcctaaaaagagaaacattgCAGCCACCAGATGACAGCCTGAACTGTTGACCAAGCAGCGACTGTTCTTGATGTCCTCTGGAGTCTTAGAGCAGCAAGCGGTCTTACACATGCCAGTAAGGCAAAGCAGAAGAGCCAAGCCTGCAAAGAACAAACCTGTGGACAACAGAAATCAATATCAGCATTTCTAAAAACCAGCATGTAAAATACAGGCGAGGAGAGACTGATGAGGTCATCCTGCACTCACACTTCACTGAAGCCTTAATGAACACCTACCAGTAGGTAAACAGAACTGCAGGAGTCTGAGGTCCAACTGGTCTACTTTGATGTACCAGTCTGCATCAAAGTAATAACATCCCGATGAACCATCTCGCTGCACACACTTGGTCCACAGGCCGTCGAACACAGTTACATTTTTTGCGTTACGGTTGAACGTGAGCAGACGTGTTGTTCTCCATTGGGGGATGAGTGTAGCGACAGTCAAACAGCCCACAGACAACAGAGCAATGATGAAGGCAAAAGCATTGGTGGCGTGAATGTCTCGACAAGACATGGCTGAAGTCACGACCAGGTCTGAATCAATGAAATCCTGTAGGCATAATAACACAAGAAAGTTTATATTCTTGATTTAGTGGGTAATTGTGTGTATATTAAAAGCAAATTAATGTATTTGTGTAGTGTGTGTATATGAAGGGAAAAATAAAGGATTTAGAGAAGTAGATTAACAGTAATTCAATGTTTGCCTGTGTGTGAATTGACGTTTGCAATACAATAGGTGACAGATCGTCGCATCTCCGACAGGCGTTTACCGTCTCCACCCATCAAAACCGATATtaacttaaattatattaaatctgGGGGGCACTTTGTTTACAAATTAAGAGTTGGTTGTCGTGTGTCGCAATTTCATACTTTGGTCAAATTTCACTCCCGATCTATTAGATTCATGTATATGCTAGCGTAAACAGGCTAATCTCTGCTAACGGCTGACGACCTGTTGCGCTTCCTTTATTTATAAGTTAATGGTGGCAAACACAACATATCACACAAATACCTGATTTAAAGTGAGCTCTACAGGAATCTTGTGGCGATGTAATGGTCATTGTCTCATATTCTCACGATCTTCTGTTCGGATCTGTTGTGCGTTGCTTGAGAGGACTCTTCGTGAGCGCGCAGAAACTCACTGAAGTGGGTGCGACGCGACAACGACGTCACATGCGCGGTCACGTGTAGACCGCTTATTCACGGATGGGGTTTAAAGCGCATTCAGTGCAGAAAcatgaattttgttttttaatgtgttatcatgtttatatatatatataatataactagCTATGTTGAAAACTAGCTTACTACGTACTAGTATTTTGAAGTATATACATTAGATtgtctattttttataatgaacaCATTACTGCGTGTTTTACAACAACAGCATTTTTGCTAAGTCGTTGCAAATACTATACAGAGTGTACATTCTTTATATTGAATGTGAATATACTATATAAAACAGCATGTTAAGCATTGTGTACACTTTTCTGTAAATCCCCCTCCACCCTCTCTTTAACTTTCTTGTGAATTCCAAGCGGTGTATGTCTCACCAAACTTACTAAGCTTTATGTAGGTGGACATTTAACAAAGATATGAATCATATTATTGTTCTTCTTCCTGTAGGAGGAGGTTCATGTCCACATGATTTATCAGTCTCCTGGTTTTGACCCCCCAGAGGACTTCATTTCTGCAGGTTTGAACCCTTATAGTGACAAGTACATGTTACACAGaatgtatttactataaatcCGCATCTATGGGACAAATCTATTAAATCAAAAACTTTtggaataagtttattttgtgtgcAGTCACCCTGAATTCAACAGTCTATACTGACAGTTAATGTTTCTTCCAGTTCCTCTGGCAGATTCACCATTCCAGAACCAGTCACCGTTCACTGGAGCCCACAGGAGGAAAAAGAGACAGGTGCGTATACAGTCTCAAACACATGACTCATCCTTatgggtatgtgtgtgtgttgtgttctcaATGCACTCAATGCTGCTGTATGTGCTGCTATCTTGtgctctccctctttctctacctcttcataaaatatttatataactaGAGAAGTGCTGCAGACTCTTTATGGCACTAGAGTATAGATCAGCTCTTTCTCAGGTGTAAGCATGTTTTTGCAGGTGGCACTATGATGATATGAGATATGGAACTGTGGGTTGGGAACCAAGAACCAGTTCTTATACAGAACGGTTTCAATATTGATGGCAAATGTTTCTCAagattttcatttctgttagCAGTCCTGAAACCTCTAAATTCAGTGATATAATAACACGCCTATGTACCTTTACTAAGCATCAGAAAAATAATGCAGTTTTACATTTCTGACACAGATATCGCAACATCCAAGAAGCATTGCCGATGAGACAAAATATATTGAGCTGATGGTTATAAATGATCATTTGATGGTGAGTTAATTGATTACGTTAAGAACATTAGGCCtagttatttgttatattttttgcttatttattgtaatatgttATGGttgtaaataatacattaactGTGTATTAACTGCATGCatgttatgttcatttttactCAGTACAAGAAGCATCGCCTTTCTGTTGGACAAACAAATAACTATGCCAAGTCTGTTGTAAATATGGCTGATCTGGTAAGTTTGAAGAATGCTCGTACATACATTTCATatgaaataacatgtttttcagatAATGTTACTTTTAACAGCAGTAGTATTATACATGATAACTGCCAAGATGGTCAATTTTGTTAGTTTCGACAAACAAATCTGCAAATCTTCTGCAGCACAGTCATGTCATGATCTTCTAAATTTGGGATGTTTCAAACTAAACAGTTCAggatcatttttgtgtgtgcaaattattattatggCAATAATAGTAACAGGTCCACTCAGAGCGTTTTTAAGAATGTCAATATGTCTGCAGTACTTCAAGGAGCAACTCAACACTAGAATCGTCTTGGTCGCTATGGAAACATGGGCAGCAGACAACAGGTTCAACATCAACGATGACCCCATGGTGACATTACGAGAATTCATGAAGTACCGAAGAGACTTTATCAAAGAAAAGAGCGACTCGGTTCACCTCTTCTCGTGAGTGTTCAagaaacacacgcacaaagtcgtcatttattttaaaagggcaTTTCTAAAGTTTTCTTTTCCTGTAGGGGAAATCGCTTCCATAGCAACTGGGGAGGAGCCTCTTATATGGGTGCCGTATGCTCGCTCACTAAAGGAGGTGGAGTCAATGAGGTTTGTTTATGAAGTAAACTTTAAAGCTACGTTAAATAATAGCTTACTAGCCTCTCAGTTCAGAGCATGGCGTTAGCAATGCCAAGgacatgggttcgatcccagggattgcacatacttagaaacaaatatattgtatagtatagtataacgtatgtgctttggataaaagtgtctcccaatgcataaaagaaaataagtaTAGTCATTTGTGTCAAAGGTTTTTGTCTCTAATGTGGCTTTTCCTATCTCTGTTAGTATGGAAAGACGGAGGAAATGGCCATAACTCTCGCTCAATCACTGGGACAAAACATTGGCATCTTTTCTGACAAAAAGCGCATTTTAAACGGTAAGGGTTCTCTTCTGCTTTCTTACTCTCTGCTTATATTTCTTTTAGATTTTTAGGCTTATTGTTTCCATTGGTGCTAAACAATAATGAGTAGACATAGTTGCTCACTGTAATCCATCTTTTCTACACAGGGGAGTGCAAGTGTGATGATAAATGGTCTGGCTGCATAATGGATGATGTTGGGTAAGTTTCAAATAAAGCTGGTTTCCCAGAAAttccaatacacacacacattcacatatttaaatgcaaaatactaAAACAGCCTGTCACGCTTTCTGTTGCGTCCGTTTTCCCATGTGTTGttgttataatattaaattaaaagtaagAATTTTGGGCCATATATTGATCCATAACACTTTCTTCATCATATCcgacttttgtttatttgcagtcTGTGAGAAGCATTTGGAGATTCAggctatttattttcatatgatATCCACTAGGTGGcagtaaaaaaaacttgcacCTAAACCTTGTGTTGtagaaattcatttattaagctcatttgtaaaaatagaaaatgttcATGAGAAAGTGTTATTGAGCATAacagtattttatatttgatgtcCACTGTTGACATTTCACTAGCTAATATACTATTGACTGTTTGTCAAATTCTATTTAACAAAAGATCTAAGTATTTAACAGTGTTTGTCATATTTATCCCTGAGACACAGTAAGAAATGTTCACAGTGGTCCATTTTAGATGTTGTTTAGGAAATGTTGTGATGTGAGGTGATCAGATACATGTGATGCGTTTGGTGTTTGTTGTGATGTCAGAGTTTGCGACTGTGTATTCGTTTGTCTTTATCCATATGTTTTGATACCTTTTGCGTTTCCCCTCCATCCCGAATGGGACAGCAGGTGAGCAGACGCTTGGCTGTGTCATGCTTCTCGCTCTTGTCCTGTCGATCAATCAGCTGCTGAGTCACTTCAGTCCCGCCCACACACACTCCATTTAATAGCATTATGACCTTAATGTTACACTTTATTCAGTTGAGAGAGTCATATGTCAAAAGCTGTAGTGTGTTTGAACCCTCTGCATTTTCCTCTGTGCTCtctctgtatttgtttgtgtttaaagggatacttcacccgaaaatgaaaattctgtcatcatttactcacctttgatttgtgccaaatctgtatacatttttctgatgaacaaagagaaagatatttggaagaatgcttataatcagacagattttgcccccattgactaccatagtaggaaaaatacaatggtagtcaaaagtgccccagtttgttgtttgttgtccttcattctttaaaatgtcttcttttttgttcaacagaacaaaaaaagcataaagtaatttttcctactatggaagtcaatgggggggagatctgtttggttataagcattctctgtgttcatcagaactaagatttggaacaaatcgaaggtgagtaaatgatgacagaattttaattttcgagtgaagtatcccttcaatACGACCAACAGCTCAAAGTGGGAAATGTTTCGTTAAGAGGGCGTGTTTTGGGCCTCTCTCAGAGTTTAAAGGGGTCAGATCATACATTTCCTATCAATTTATTTAAGATGTACTAAAAACAGCTGTCAATAAATTGTATGTGAAATTGTGGCATCACAATTtggtgaaaacaaaaaaattctatACAAACTGTGAATATGACTATAATAATCACGGACcttgttaaaaataacaatgtttgGCAAACCTTTCCCATatcttacattttattacatggaACAGGACTCGTAAAAATAGTGTTAATATTTGTGGAATTGCAAACATGACAACTTTATACTAAGCCGTGTTATTGTTTTAGTATAAAATATCCATTTGGATTGGAAAGATGGTTTTAATTTCTTCTTGACATAATAACATTAATTCAAAGATCAAATATCATTAGATTTCTTAtgatatgaccccttttaaaCTGTCTGCAGTCATTCActccaaataaaaacaacactcaTAATTTCATGCTAATGCCAAATGTCATAAAGCCTTTGTGACATACAGTCTTCCACACAAAATACAGCTTTCTGTTATTATTAAGCAGTCTGATCATCTGAATTATGGTGACATACTGTCGATCTGTCATCTGGTGTATAATGGCTTAGTGACAGGACGTTAGCTGAAATTTACACCAACAATTTGTGTGCCTTCACCGTTTGACTTGTGTGCTTCTCATGTAAGACTTTTTATTtcctagttttcataaatgatgTGTTATATctcatatttattaacatttttatcgATGCATATGtttaaatttaaagggatagttcaccctaaaatgagaattttgttattatttactcacccgcaTGAAATTTCAAACTAACATGttgttacattttctgtgtttgaacaaaaggagatattttattataaactttTCCATATATGTAGTTAGTTTACAATACATAGTTGCGGTTTCACAGACAGttcttaaaactagtcccaagCTATCTTAGATGTAAAATATctcttgatcgaaaacaacttacactgacataataaaaaaggtaattgccattgttttgtctcgagatgcacaccagtattGTTTTGTAaggtatgttttttaaaacaacttaaatatcccatacttataaataaaattgaacagAGGCCTAGTCCTAGTTTAagataatccctgtccgggaaaccgccccttagCCTTTAGCTATCAGActgcttaaaataaaacttgGGGGCTTTACAGACACTGCCACCAAGAACTGTTCTTATATGGGAAAAATTCTCCTTCgctaaaaaaatgacaacatgaaGTTCTGGAACAACGTGAGGTTGCTtcatgaccgaattttcattcttAGGTGAACTTTTCGTTTAACTATCATCATTTTATAAACTGAGAGAATATGTGTTGTTCTGTACACCGAGCTAAGGGTGTTGGACTAAAAAAAGTCCAAACTTATGAATATAAGACAGTCCAACATGCGCTTCAGGCAGATGTATTAAGGCACGGTTTCCTGAAAGCTACAGCACACTCTCACAGCTTATTAACACCAGTGTCAATGGCCTTCCAGACAGACACATGTTGATCTGTCTCTCCATTGATGGAGTTTGATTTTCCGTGCAGCTTGCATGTCGGATCCGATCCACTGACTCCAGTGTTAATGCAGCAGGATGTTTTGTTGTCTGTTTCCCCCtcttaaatttgttttcttgCTGTGTTTTCATCTCAGTGAAAATGCCTGCAAGATAAAATTAATTACTCCTGCTCGAGCAGGTAAGACAAGGTGGCGTGATATTCCAGGAACACACTCAGGATCTGCTAAACGAAGAGTAACCACTCACACGCTTTTAAACAGACACGGCATAATGTGAGATATGCGCGTATTGATTCCCAGCCCGCGGTTAAGGGTTCCTGAAACTGCGCCGTTGCAGATTCGGACAGATTGGAATAGTGCTTACTGTTTAAGAATGACCTTTGCAGGATATCGAGAGCAGTGACCCGGCTCATGC
This region includes:
- the cldn12 gene encoding claudin-12, giving the protein MSCRDIHATNAFAFIIALLSVGCLTVATLIPQWRTTRLLTFNRNAKNVTVFDGLWTKCVQRDGSSGCYYFDADWYIKVDQLDLRLLQFCLPTGLFFAGLALLLCLTGMCKTACCSKTPEDIKNSRCLVNSSGCHLVAAMFLFLGGAIAMPPSVWFLFHTKDLNERYDNLFAVEFGVYVAIAGAGGLMLAALLMFMWYCMCKKLPSPFWLPLPEVPVMSHGISAQPLMTNGLPSPVTYVPQSFPPSALDAPSFVPAQGYPQHAAPQPLPPQVYMPHMSAPDGYGSEVGGSQAYSYAPSQSYAPSQGYAPSQRYAGHRYSTRSQMSGIEIDIPILRE